The DNA window CCCACGATGGCACAATCGATCGGTATTCGCACAGATCGTATGACGAATATGGGCTTGATGGTTTCCAACGGTTTAATTGCTTTTGGCGGGGCTGTGATTGCGCAGAATAATGGATATGCAGATATCAATATGGGGATCGGCATTATTGTGATTGCCTTAGCCTCAATTATTATTGGCGAAGTTGTTTTCGGTGAACTAACCATGAACCAACGCTTGCTTGCAATTACTTTGGGATCGATCATTTACCGTTTTGTTCTCTTGATCGTGCTGCAGCTTGGTTTTTCAACAAATGATTTAAATTTGATTTCTGCGATACTGCTGGCTATTTGTCTTATGGCACCGTGGCTGAACAGCTTGCTGCATTTGGATAAGGTGATCAAAAAAGGAGTTACTGTTCATGACTGAAACTATTTTGTCTTTAAAAAATGTTGTTGTTAAAGTGAATCAGAATCAAAGCGACGAAACAGAAATCTTAAAATCCTTAAATCTTGATATTCATGCTGGCGATTTTATTACGCTGTTGGGTTCGAATGGGGCAGGCAAATCAACCATTTTTAATGCAATTGCCGCTACTATCGCGATCGATGCTGGTCAGATTCTGCATAATGGCCGTGACATTACTAAGGATAGCCCGGAAAAACGGACACAATTTCTGAGCCGTGTTTTTCAGGATCCCAAAATGGGGACCAGCCCGCGTATGACCGTCGCCGAAAATCTGCTGCTGGCTGCTAAGCGTGGTGAAAAACGCGGGTTGCGTTCAAGACATTTAAGAGCGCATATGGCAGCCTTTCAAAAAATAACCGCTGGTATGAATAATAATTTAGATCAGCGTCTTAATACGGCCACGGAAAACTTATCCG is part of the Oenococcus sicerae genome and encodes:
- a CDS encoding ABC transporter ATP-binding protein, translated to MTETILSLKNVVVKVNQNQSDETEILKSLNLDIHAGDFITLLGSNGAGKSTIFNAIAATIAIDAGQILHNGRDITKDSPEKRTQFLSRVFQDPKMGTSPRMTVAENLLLAAKRGEKRGLRSRHLRAHMAAFQKITAGMNNNLDQRLNTATENLSGGQRQALSFLMATYKKPDILLLDEHTAALDPKTGQALMAATAARVAEDHLTCLMITHHMEDALKYGNRLIVIKDGRVAHDFNHEEKSQLTKEKLLSFFDLTE